The stretch of DNA TGAAAAAATAAAAACAATACCTCTTAAAAAAATCAGGGAGAATAAATACCTGGAATTATAGTATTAAATATATCAAATTTATCTAAAAATTACACGTACTGTGTTGGATATCCAGCTTTAAATTATATCGATGAAAAAACATGTGCTATCATACCTATAAAAAATAGTAATAATAGAAGTATAAAAATAAAAAATACTACAATATTTCAGTTCATTACTGGAAATCATTAGTAGCTGTGGGGTGAAAAGGAGAATTATCTGATAATTATACATTAACGTCCTCCAACTACTATAATATTAAAGATATTAACGGTAGCAACCTATTTATAATGGATGGATTTTATAATGGAGGAGCTCCGGGAAATCCAATGTTGCCGTATAAAATTTATAATATAATCCTTCCGTCAAATTGTAATTTATCCACGGTTAAATTGGAAATAATTAAAGTTGATGGAAACTATATAAATAGAACATTAAATATTAAACCAGCTCCACCAAGTTGCAGATGGAATAAATAAAACAATAGTAGATTATGGAATAGGGAAACATATCGTCAATGGATACAATATGAATATATATAACAATGATAGTTTTTACCCAGAGAGACCCGCAAATATCGTAAATAAAGGGCAGTTGAGAGAGGCAAAATTAATAGCCATATCTTTTAACCCTATTCTCTATAATCCAGTTCAAAAAAAGGCTTACCATGTTAAAAAAGTAGTTTTCAGAGTATCCTATAATTTAAGGGGTGAAAATCATCTACCTTCATTATTGAATACTGCTGATAAAAAATATTCTATATCCACATATACTAAGCATCTCTTGAATCATTATAATTTATTGAATTCTGATGCATTAAATACCAATACCCTACTACCTGCTGAATATGGCTCATCATCCGTTAAGTATGATTATGTAATTGTAACAACAAATCGCATTAATAAATCAGCCAAAGCATTAAATAATTTTACAAACTGGTTAAAAATTAGAGGATTTAATCCATTGATTATAACCGAAAATGATTATGGAAATGCCACAGGACAGCAAAGAGTCATAACTATTAGAAATTGGTTAAAAAATCATTACCAAACCTAGGAATAAAATATGTATTGTTGATTGGCAATCCAAACCCAGATGACCCATTAAATGATTCAGATGGCTACGGAGATATTCCAATGATGATGTGTTATCCAAGATATTATGCAACATATTATCGAGCATCACCAACAGATTATTTCTATGCAGATTTAACTGGAAATTGGGATTCAGATGGAAATGGTATATATGGAGACCTTAATGATGATGTGGATTTCTATCCAGAAGTATTTGTCGGAAGAATCCCATTCTATGGAAATTTCACCCAACTAAATAATATATTTATAAAAACCATAAATATGAAAATAGCAGTGGTAATTGGAGAAGAAGAGTTTTACTACCCATGGCGATAGCAAATTATAAAAATGAAGATGGAAGTTGGTATGAAAGAACAGATGATAGGGATTTACCAAAATATTTAATTGAAAATATATTGCAACCATTAAATTATTCTTACTATATAATGTATGAAAGAGAGGGGTTAAATCCAGTTCCAACTAGTGCTCCATATTACAATGCACCAATAAACAAAGAAAATGTGATAAACGAGTGGAATAAAGGATATGGATTGGTATTTTGGAGCGGACATGGTAGCTCATGGGGAGCTTATAGGAAATATTGGGCATACGATAATAACAGTAATGGTGTTCCTGACTACAATGAAATGAAGTAGGGTAAATTTTACTAATTCATCTGATGTATGTAATTTATCGGACAACAAACCAGCAATAACTTATCAATGTTCGTGCTTAAATGGATATCCAGAAGATTCGGATAATTTAGGATATTCATTATTAAAAAGAGGTGCAGTTGCTACGGTTTCAGCTTCAAGGGTTTCATGGTATAATCCAGGATATTGGAAACCAGATGGAACAGCAAGTGGTAATGAGATTGGCTATAAATTTTCAAAATATTTGGCATTGGATTATCCCGTTGGAGAGGCACTTTATGCGGCAAAAAGTAATCTTGCTAATTATGATGATGGCTGCTGGATGATGAATTTAATGGATTTTAACCTATATGGCGACCCTTCATTAAGTTTAAATAATAAAGTTAATTTGAATAAAAAAATCTTTATAAATTATTTACCTTATAATATCGAGATTCCTGGATATTATATATTAAATACTTCCTGTGAAAATCTAACTACAACAGCAATAACCATAGATGCAAATAATGTTGTGTTGGATGGAAATGGGCATATTTTAGACAGGAATACTACAAATTGGCATTGGAAATGTGGTATCTATGTAAATAATCATAAAAATATCACAATAAAGAATTTAGCTGTTAAAGGATTTGATGAGGGAATTTACCTTGGT from Methanothermococcus okinawensis IH1 encodes:
- a CDS encoding NosD domain-containing protein, with the translated sequence MALDYPVGEALYAAKSNLANYDDGCWMMNLMDFNLYGDPSLSLNNKVNLNKKIFINYLPYNIEIPGYYILNTSCENLTTTAITIDANNVVLDGNGHILDRNTTNWHWKCGIYVNNHKNITIKNLAVKGFDEGIYLGSSSNNTITNVNVSINYGDGIILNTSFNNNITNNNFNNCGLCIWKSYHNTIKNNTVNGKPLVYLENEKDKVIDNAGQL
- a CDS encoding C25 family peptidase propeptide domain-containing protein, translated to MNIYNNDSFYPERPANIVNKGQLREAKLIAISFNPILYNPVQKKAYHVKKVVFRVSYNLRGENHLPSLLNTADKKYSISTYTKHLLNHYNLLNSDALNTNTLLPAEYGSSSVKYDYVIVTTNRINKSAKALNNFTNWLKIRGFNPLIITENDYGNATGQQRVITIRNWLKNHYQT